The Cylindrospermum stagnale PCC 7417 genome segment CTTCGCTTGCGCAGGATAGGTGGGAGGCATTGAAGTATTCCTTGTGGGGAATATCGAGCCAACGGTGAGATACCACTCTGGCGAAGCTAGGATTCTAACCCATCTCCGTGATCCGGAGAGGGAACAGTTTCAGGTGGGCAGTTTGACTGGGGCGGTCGCCTCCTAAAAGGTAACGGAGGCGCGCAAAGGTTCCCTCAGCACGCTTGGAAACCGTGCGGCGAGTGTAAAGGCATAAAGGGAGCTTGACTGCAAGACCGACAAGTCGAGCAGGTACGAAAGTAGGCCTTAGTGATCCGACGGCGCAGCGTGGAATGGCCGTCGCTCAACGGATAAAAGTTACTCTAGGGATAACAGGCTGATCTCCCCCAAGAGTCCACATCGACGGGGAGGTTTGGCACCTCGATGTCGGCTCATCGCAACCTGGGGCGGAAGTACGTCCCAAGGGTTGGGCTGTTCGCCCATTAAAGCGGTACGTGAGCTGGGTTCAGAACGTCGTGAGACAGTTCGGTCCATATCCGGTGCAGGCGTAAGAGCATTGAGAGGAGTCCTCCTTAGTACGAGAGGACCGGGAGGAACGCACCGCTGGTGTACCAGTTATCGTACCAACGGTAAACGCTGGGTAGCCAAGTGCGGAGCGGATAACCGCTGAAAGCATCTAAGTGGGAAGCCCACCTCAAGATGAGTGCTCTCACTACGTCAGTAGGTAAGGTCACGGGCAGAACACCCGTTCATAGGCGGTAGGTGGAAGTGCAGTAATGTATGCAGCCGAGCCGTGCTAATAGACCGAGGGCTTGACCTCTAACTTTTGGTCAACACCAATCATTTTTGATTCGCGTCTCTGTGCAGCCTTCAGGGTTTCTGAACCCTCGAAATTAACATTTGAAAATTAACTCTGACATGTTTAATTTTTAATTCTTAATTTTGAATTCTTTCCTGGTGTCTATTGCGTAGTGGAACCACACTGACCCCTTCCCGAACTCAGTGGTGAAACGCTACTGCGGCAACGATAGTTTTTGGGTAGCCAAACGCAAAAATAGCTCGATGCCAGGTTATTCTTTCCACATCCAAAAAACCTCTCTAATTCAACTTAGAGGGGTTTTTTGTTGGCCTGATAACGCACTAAACAAACGCGCTGATTCTTCCTCACCTGGATTAAAAATGAACTTAGTACCGCAAGCACCCAGCATGGTTTTCGCAACTTCCTTACCATAGAGCATTTGCAATCTTTATTTGCTGCTTGCTGCTGTGGTCTGTCTGAGGGCTTTCTCCAATTCTTCTTGGCTTTCTGATATCTCGATTTGGAATGGACGACTCATAACAAAATCACTAAATACACCCATCTATTAGTTTGGCGTAGTTTGGCGCATCTTCATACAGAATTGGTATAACCAGCTACTTATTAGCTTTCCTTGTAAAGGAATGTAAATATGTAGTCGTAGTTGCATAATTCCCAGAAACTACTCTGATTCTTACTTAGTGGTTGTAAGGGGGAGCTAACTTCCCAGCGCAATCATCCAACTAACAACCAGCAAAAACTATTTGTAAGGAAAAGTTGATGCCTACTCAAAATATGTTGACCAAATCACCTGTAAAATACACTGAACATTTGTTGCAACGTGCCATTGTCGATGCAGAATTCAGACACGAACTATTGTGTCGTCCTGAAGAGTTCGGTATTACGAAAGAAGATTTGGAACGGCTACCTGATGCTGTTGAAGAACAGAATATGACCTTTGTCGAGTTGGTAGTAGAAAGTTATGGCAACAGTGACATTAAGGCGGCAGGGACTTGTAAATCTGGCTTAACTTATACTTGTGATGGTAGAGATGATAACCCTCCACCTGGTGATACTTGCCAAACTACGTGTAGTTTCGGTTGGACAGTCTACTGTGACGGCAATACTTTGTAACAAAAAAACAGCCTAAACTAGCAACCAAGACAAGTGCTGAAGCAGCCGTCAATAACCAACTTTTTTTAGGCTGAAGTAACATATTTTTCAATAACCATCATTCTTCAGCATGATGTGGAGCTTATCAAAGTAGGTAATTGACGGCTGGGTGTAAACAAAAATTTGCCAGCAGGAAATAGCCTTTTTGCTGGCAGATTATTGCGAATATGGAATAGAAATGATGATTGTTTCTGTACAAAGTAACCTGAAAGTGTTAGCTTCAAAACTTGGTTCTGAGGTAATTTCCGGCGAAACTTTCTCTAATATTGATACTTTAGTTCAAACTCTTCCTCCCATTGGTAATGCAATTTTAGAATGTCGTTTGGTTGCAAACCAACCTCAAGTAGATTTTTCCACGATGATTTTTAATCCTGATGTCCATCTACCTCAGCATTTCCTGAGCCATCCTGTCTGGAAGCGATTTCAGGATATATGTCAGGAGTGGGATACAGCTAATTCTGTCCTAAATCAGAGATTGATGGAAATATGTCTGGAATTTGATGTAGATAATAACGTTGCGAATGTACCAATCCCCGGACTATTTCTATTATTAAACCTCGTGGTTAATTGGAATCCTCAATTGTTGTTAAAAATAGCGCAGCATTTGCTTGGTAAACCACAAATTACGCCTTCAATATCCCAGAATATAAAAACTTGTTTCGATACTTTACCTGAAGGTGCAAACATAATTTCTGTAGCGGCGATGTTGTCGCGTTGTCATGACCTTTTAAGGTTAAATGTTAGTGGGTTAGCACCTCATCAAATTAGTCATTATTTAGCTAATGTTGGTTGGATGGGTTCGGTTGATGAACTAGATCAAGTTATTAAGAATATTTCGTCTTTTACAGATAATATTGTTCTGAGTTTCGATGTCGGCGATCGCGTCTTACCAAGAATCGGTTTAGAATGCTATCTTTTAGGTCTACCACAACATAATAAACGTTGGTACTCCTTCTATGATTACCTAATTAGCCAAGGTTTATGCAGTCCTGATAAAAGTAAAGCGGTTCTGGCTTGGCCAGAGTTTTCAAAACAAGATAAATCTGCTAATTACACACTCTGCACCAAAATTGTTTACCAGCCAGGATTACCTTTAGAAGCTAAAGCATATATGGGATTTTGGCCTTATGGGGGTGTAGTGGTATAGGTGAAAAAATAAAAAACTATTAACCTTGCTCATTGTTTTATCACTTAATACTGATCACTGGCTCAACGCCTTGCTACTGCTAACAGCACTCACCACTGATTCTAAATACAAATCTATTTTGAAACCAAAATACCACTTTGGAGGAGTTTTACCATGCTTGATAATTTAGCTTTAACTGAATTGGCTTGTCGCGCTAGCAATTTATCTGAGCGTTTAACAATCACTAACAATTTAGCTTTTGGTAATATTTTAGAAGATTGTACAAATCAGCTAACACCATTAGATAGCTGGGCAATTAAGAAAATATCTGGAAAGTTAGCAGCTACGCAAGTTAAACAGCAGATATATCAACAATTAGCTACGAGAATACCTACCAAGAGCAACTTAGAAAAACTACTCATAGACTATAAACTATATGAACTGAATTTAGCGAATTTTTCAATGTCAGAAAGGGCAGAGTTTACCCAACCTCATGCTACATGGTTACAAGTTTATGCAGAGGCGTTAGCTAGCCTAGATTTATCTGCAACTGATTTTGCTAATAGTGCTTGGTATAATCCAGATATTTACTACCGACGTTTTGCTAAAGTTTGTGAGCCGTTTTTACGTTGGTTGCAACAAAGTCTAGAACCAATTGCTCAAGCCAATCACATAATTAATCCACAGGTAATAACTGATATTCAACTAGATTTACTCTATCGTTTTGAAAGAGCTTTGGCTCATGCTTTAGAAGCTGATATTAATTTGTACTGTCACCAATACAATATCGATAAATCAACTGAAGCTCAGGCTTATATTGATTATATAGATATTACGTTTAATGGTGAACAAAGTTATCACAGTTTTTATTGTAAGTTTCCTGTGTTGGCTCGGCAATTAACCCAAGTTACTTATTTTTTAAGCAAAATTGGGGAAGAATTAATCCAGCGCTTGAGTAGCGATCGCAGTGAAATTAGTGCTACTTTCTTTAATGGCACTCCCATACAGCAAATTATGGGTTTTGCTATGGGTAATTCTGATGCCCATGCTGGTGGTCACACTGTAGTTATGGTAGATTTAGCATTGGCTAATGGTCAAT includes the following:
- a CDS encoding cinnamycin family lantibiotic — its product is MPTQNMLTKSPVKYTEHLLQRAIVDAEFRHELLCRPEEFGITKEDLERLPDAVEEQNMTFVELVVESYGNSDIKAAGTCKSGLTYTCDGRDDNPPPGDTCQTTCSFGWTVYCDGNTL